Proteins encoded by one window of Sardina pilchardus chromosome 7, fSarPil1.1, whole genome shotgun sequence:
- the acvr1ba gene encoding activin A receptor type 1Ba: protein MRSDGNPAVMSSKGTALTLIVLSALIAIGDALRCNCTNCESNGYECETDGACMASTSNIGGVEQHVRICISRDNLMPPGQPFFCLSAEGYLNTHCCYTDYCNSVQMPVPEQDVAPSSWGPVELVAVIAGPIILVCLLLIVGVLLFQHHQRTYNHRQRLDVEDPSCDHLYLAKDKTLQDLIFDLSTSGSGSGLPLFVQRTVARTIVLQEIIGKGRFGEVWRGKWRGGDVAVKIFSSREERSWFREAEIYQTIMLRHENILGFIAADNKDNGTWTQLWLVSDYHEHGSLFDYLNRYSVTIEGMIKLALSAASGLAHLHMEILGTQGKPGIAHRDLKSKNILVKKNATCAIADLGLAVRHESSTDTIDIAPNQRVGTKRYMAPEVLDETINMKHFDSFKCADIYALGLVYWEIARRCNAGGIHEEYQLPYYDLVPSDPSIEEMRKVVCDQRLRPNVPNWWQSYEALRVMGKIMRECWYTNGAARLTALRIKKTLSQLSVQEDVKM, encoded by the exons CTCTGAGGTGCAACTGCACCAACTGTGAGAGCAACGGCTATGAGTGCGAGACGGACGGGGCCTGCATGGCCTCCACGTCCAACATCGGCGGCGTGGAGCAGCACGTGCGCATCTGCATCTCGCGCGACAACCTCATGCCGCCGGGGCAGCCCTTCTTCTGCCTGAGCGCCGAGGGCTACCTCAACACGCACTGCTGCTACACCGACTACTGCAACAGCGTCCAGATGCCAG TGCCCGAGCAGGATGTCGCCCCGAGCAGCTGGGGGCCGGTGGAGCTGGTGGCGGTGATCGCGGGGCCCATCATCCTGGTGTGCCTGCTGCTGATTGTGGGCGTGCTGCTCTTCCAGCACCACCAGCGCACCTACAACCACCGGCAGCGGCTGGACGTGGAGGACCCGTCCTGCGACCACCTCTACCTCGCCAAGGACAAGACGCTGCAGGACCTCATCTTTGACTTGTCCACGTCTGGCTCTGGCTCCG GCCTCCCCCTGTTTGTGCAGAGGACTGTGGCCAGGACAATTGTCCTGCAGGAGATCATCGGGAAGGGCCGCTTTGGCGAGGTCTGGCGGGGCAAGTGGCGAGGAGGTGATGTGGCCGTCAAGATCTTCTCTTCGCGCGAGGAGCGCTCTTGGTTCCGCGAGGCAGAGATCTACCAGACCATCATGCTCCGGCACGAGAACATCCTGGGCTTTATCGCAGCAGACAACAAGG aCAATGGCACATGGACACAGCTGTGGCTGGTGTCGGACTACCATGAGCACGGCTCACTCTTTGACTACTTGAATCGCTACTCGGTCACCATCGAGGGCATGATAAAGCTGGCGCTGTCTGCGGCCAGTGGACTGGCCCATCTGCACATGGAGATCCTGGGCACACAGG GAAAGCCTGGTATAGCACACCGTGACCTCAAGTCAAAGAATATCCTGGTGAAGAAGAACGCCACTTGTGCCATCGCTGACCTGGGACTGGCAGTGAGGCACGAGTCTTCCACTGACACCATTGATATCGCACCCAATCAGAGAGTGGGCACAAAAAG ATATATGGCTCCAGAGGTTTTGGATGAGACCATCAACATGAAGCACTTTGATTCGTTCAAGTGTGCTGACATCTATGCGCTGGGCCTTGTATACTGGGAGATAGCGCGGCGCTGCAATGCTGGAG GTATTCATGAAGAGTACCAGCTGCCCTACTACGACCTGGTGCCCTCGGACCCGTCCATCGAGGAGATGAGGAAGGTGGTGTGTGACCAGAGACTGCGGCCCAATGTGCCCAACTGGTGGCAGAGCTATGAG GCACTGCGAGTAATGGGGAAGATCATGCGGGAGTGCTGGTACACGAATGGTGCGGCGAGGCTGACCGCCCTGCGCATCAAGAAAACGCTGTCCCAGCTTAGTGTCCAGGAAGACGTGAAGATGTGA